In Primulina eburnea isolate SZY01 chromosome 3, ASM2296580v1, whole genome shotgun sequence, one DNA window encodes the following:
- the LOC140828351 gene encoding actin-depolymerizing factor 5-like, with protein MAMAFKMATTGMWVTEECKNSFMAMKWKKVHRFIVFKIDEAAKVLTVDKVGGPTEGYEDLKAALPVDDCRYAVFDFDFVTVDKCRKSKIFFIAWAPTASRIRAKILYATSKDGLRRALDGIHYEVQATDPTEMGFDVIKDRVK; from the exons ATGGCGATGGCTTTCAAAATG GCCACCACAGGGATGTGGGTGACAGAGGAATGCAAGAACTCATTCATGGCGATGAAATGGAAGAAAGTTCACAGATTCATCGTGTTCAAGATTGATGAGGCGGCTAAGGTGCTCACGGTGGACAAGGTCGGCGGACCCACCGAAGGGTACGAAGATCTCAAGGCGGCGCTTCCGGTCGACGACTGTCGGTACGCCGTCTTCGATTTCGACTTCGTCACCGTTGACAAGTGCCGGAAGAGCAAAATCTTTTTTATTGCTTG GGCTCCGACAGCTTCGAGAATTAGAGCTAAAATATTGTATGCAACCTCCAAAGATGGATTGAGACGAGCATTAGATGGCATACACTACGAAGTGCAAGCAACCGATCCAACCGAGATGGGATTCGATGTGATTAAGGATCGAGTTAAATAA
- the LOC140828352 gene encoding myb-related protein 308-like, whose protein sequence is MGRSPCCEKAHTNKGAWTKEEDDRLIAYIKAHGEGCWRSLPKAAGLLRCGKSCRLRWINYLRPDLKRGNFTEEEDELIIKLHSLLGNKWSLIAGKLPGRTDNEIKNYWNTHIRRRLIGRGIDPTTHRSIDDPAPTAVQETTKTVSFSGAKDSLIQEGNACGILINKLEENSIIDYQDLNLELRISPPYPQQQQESLKTGGRVINGRRSNDSERYDFLGLKTAVLDYRSLEMK, encoded by the exons ATGGGAAGGTCTCCTTGTTGTGAGAAAGCTCACACAAACAAAGGGGCATGGACTAAAGAAGAAGACGATCGACTCATAGCTTACATCAAGGCTCATGGCGAGGGATGCTGGCGATCTCTGCCCAAAGCAGCAGGGCTCCTCCGCTGCGGGAAGAGCTGCCGCCTGAGATGGATCAATTACTTGCGGCCTGATCTTAAGCGGGGAAACTTCACAGAAGAGGAAGATGAACTCATCATCAAACTCCATAGCCTTCTTGGAAACAA GTGGTCTCTTATTGCAGGGAAATTACCAGGAAGAACAGATAACGAGATAAAAAATTACTGGAACACACACATAAGGAGGAGGCTCATTGGCCGAGGGATTGATCCCACGACGCACAGATCAATCGACGACCCTGCGCCAACTGCAGTACAAGAAACTACTAAAACCGTCTCCTTTTCTGGTGCAAAAGATTCTCTTATTCAAGAAGGAAATGCATGCGGCATTTTGATCAATAAATTGGAAGAAAATAGCATTATCGATTATCAGGACTTGAATCTAGAGCTCCGAATCAGCCCTCCGTACCCACAACAACAGCAAGAATCATTGAAGACTGGAGGAAGGGTGATCAATGGGAGGAGATCAAATGATTCTGAAAGATACGATTTTCTTGGATTGAAAACCGCAGTTTTGGATTACAGAAGCttggaaatgaaatga
- the LOC140828353 gene encoding uncharacterized protein, which translates to MTNLNHQDDLDLLLSLQDRVLETPPASPSSNSAGYSSENESPKQMGKVDMSVFRDSVKDCIDYDPVSVKKSIKLKQTVRLKDTGVEKFSGLRIRDQVVTPLELSNRLSDIRFVRLPAIKNLLGGDTLSGCWATVGILSETGSPRISSIGKKFAIWKMGGLDENVISLFLFGDAYEKNCNEKVGTVFALFNCNVRKENSASGFSLSIFSAKHILKLGASADVGFCKGNGYDGKECTAVINVRQGKYCRYHKQNASKKYVNTRTELKGGNLRTAFRDRLQSEGIYVVNPKSDRPTFTKSAQPVKLLSVEGLRKALSNADKVTTKVYSQGIRFLNHVAGKKGPTETVNVHQSKSREELRFRPDEEPRSKKLKMEKRQETELVGTKMIELDFANSDED; encoded by the exons ATGACGAATCTGAATCATCAAGACGATCTCGATCTTCTCCTGTCGCTTCAAGATCGGGTTCTCGAAACCCCTCCCGCTTCTCCTTCTTCCAACTCTGCAG GGTATTCATCAGAAAATGAAAGTCCAAAGCAAATGGGGAAGGTGGACATGTCCGTGTTTCGGGACTCAGTGAAAGATTGCATTGATTACGATCCTGTAAGTGTGAAGAAATCTATTAAACTGAAGCAGACAGTGAGATTGAAGGACACTGGGGTTGAGAAGTTTTCAGGGCTGCGAATCAG GGATCAGGTGGTAACGCCTCTTGAGCTGAGCAATCGCTTATCGGATATTCGATTTGTCAGATTGCCTGCAATAAA GAACTTACTAGGAGGAGATACACTTTCTGGGTGTTGGGCCACAGTTGGAATTTTAAGTGAAACGGGGTCGCCGAGAATTAGTTCCATAGGAAAGAAGTTTGCGATTTGGAAAATGGGAGGTTTAGATGAAAATGTAATTTCTCTTTTCTTGTTTGGTGATGCTTATGAGAAAAATTGTAATGAGAAGGTAGGGACGGTCTTTGCTCTGTTCAATTGCAATGTCCGCAAGGAGAACTCG GCAAGTGGATTTTCTTTGAGTATCTTTTCCGCtaaacacattttaaaattgGGTGCTTCAGCGGATGTTGGATTTTGTAAGGGAAACGGATATGATGGAAAGGAATGCACAGCAGTCATCAATGT ACGCCAAGGAAAATATTGCCGCTACCATAAACAG AATGCATCAAAAAAGTATGTCAATACAAGAACAGAGCTCAAAGGAGG AAATTTAAGGACAGCATTCAGAGATCGTCTACAGTCAGAAGGAATTTATGTGGTTAATCCTAAGAGTGACAGACCAACGTTTACAAAATCTGCTCAGCCTGTTAAATTATTGTCTGTAGAAGGATTAAGGAAGGCCTTAAG CAACGCTGACAAAGTCACAACAAAGGTATATTCACAAGGAATAAGATTTCTGAATCATGTTGCCG GGAAAAAGGGTCCAACTGAAACAGTTAATGTACATCAATCAAAGAGTAGAGAAGAGTTAAG GTTCagaccagatgaagagcccagaagcaaaaaattgaaaatggaGAAGAGACAAGAAACTGAGCTTGTCGGCACTAAGATGATTGAGCTAGATTTTGCAAATTCCGACGAAGATTGA